The stretch of DNA TTCGATGGTGCCGCGGAATTGATTATCATTGATGCTGGGATCCCACGATGCCTTTTGCTCCATGGTCATGATTTTCATGATTCCGCCATCCTCCGGCACAAAACGAATGGGTTCATCGCTGGTCCATCTTTTAGAGCCGGATGACACGGTAAACGATTCTCCCGGTGTCACACGCACTCGGCTGTTTGCCTTAAATGTTTCCAATTCTTCCTCCCCCGCATAAACCGCAAAACTTGTGGAGGAGCTCACAATGGGTGACCCCACTTCGTTGTTTGGAGTGAGTTTGATTCGAATGGGATTTTTGTAGGTGGTGGCCTCAAATTCTTCTTCCGCCCCCACGGTGATTTTTAGCGCATACGCATCGGTACTGAGATTGGAAGAGCCCAACCGTGGACGAATGGACAGGGTGTGTGTGCCTTCTTCTTCCGGAGCGGTGAGGCTAAAGAAAATGCGGCTGGTGGAACCCGGTTTGAGATTACTGAATGAGATGCGTGGAGTTCCCGTTTGCATGCCCTGCGCCTTGGTGAAGGCGAGAGAGAATGGATTGGATCCCGTAGCAGTCCATGTTTGCGTGCCGGTGTTTTTCACTTTAACCCAAATGTATTTTTCTTCACCAGGCTCAAAGTTCAAATCCTCGTAAGTTTCTTGAATGATTTCTTCATCCTCATCGTCATCGTCATTGTCGGAGCTGGAGGAGGAACCGGAACTTCTTGTTTTTTCCTTGCCCTCCACAAAGAATCCGAGGTCTATGATTTGTGCTCCTTTTTCCACTCCATTGATCATTGGCACGGCTTCAAAATAAGCCAGACCTCCCTCACTTGTAGCGGTCACGGAAAAAGTGAAGGTGGCGATTTTACCCGGAGCGACCGAAGTTTCCTTCATGGTGGCGACCCCTTTTTTGGAGTCCCTTGCCATGGTGATGATTTCATCGGCGTCCGCATCCGTATCCACCTTCAAGTAGGTGCTTGAGCTCCATGTTTCGGTTCCTGTGTTTTTAATTTTTAAAGATACACCCGCTTTCTTTCCGGAATCCACAAGGATGAGTTCCCGATTCCCCTGTTCTTCGTAGGCAAATCGTCCGCTGGTTTTTTCTTCTTCCATCGCTGCGGAAACCATTTTGCGAATATCTTCCAAATAGTCAAACGCGTAATCGCCTGGGCAGGCGGTGGCGTCCACATCCCGGTGGCCCAAAAGGTTATCCATTGTATTGCCGCGGTATTTGCCTCTTCCATCAATGTCAATATCGTGGAGCTCTGCTTTTTCATAAATCAAGCCGGTGAGCGCTTGCATCATTTCTCCAGGCATTTGACTTTCTTCGTAATTCCCGATCAAAGCAATTCCCACGGTTCCCGTGTTGTATCCGGACGCATGCCCCGCCACCACTCCATCTTCCCCGGCACGGCCTTGAAACACCGTTCCATCTGGAGCAATGACGAAATTGTATCCAATGTCGCCCCAGCCGCGGGTGACCGCGTGGTAATAATAAATGGCGCGCATGGCTTCTTCG from Candidatus Gracilibacteria bacterium encodes:
- a CDS encoding N-acetylmuramoyl-L-alanine amidase, with the translated sequence MNSFKKLSFGALLVLPLLVVLSHGTPSHSTHIEGDQVLQLPLEPLASIIEVGPHYQTERRFVSTVYEADQNFELLGLNWEEALPQGTSASIEIRFRSTEGTWTDWQALQADEDHPDGDSGDLWTYVITGESEAFQYRVFLATEDTSVTPKLSSVSFDAVDGGKSSTLHQLQKLVFKDEGEIETREDWNADEEILLKRHYDASLSSSTNEGYTETDPDLKIVEEVETDEDGNPYLWPQAYPKEVKKIIVHHTATTDSLTKPEEAMRAIYYYHAVTRGWGDIGYNFVIAPDGTVFQGRAGEDGVVAGHASGYNTGTVGIALIGNYEESQMPGEMMQALTGLIYEKAELHDIDIDGRGKYRGNTMDNLLGHRDVDATACPGDYAFDYLEDIRKMVSAAMEEEKTSGRFAYEEQGNRELILVDSGKKAGVSLKIKNTGTETWSSSTYLKVDTDADADEIITMARDSKKGVATMKETSVAPGKIATFTFSVTATSEGGLAYFEAVPMINGVEKGAQIIDLGFFVEGKEKTRSSGSSSSSDNDDDDEDEEIIQETYEDLNFEPGEEKYIWVKVKNTGTQTWTATGSNPFSLAFTKAQGMQTGTPRISFSNLKPGSTSRIFFSLTAPEEEGTHTLSIRPRLGSSNLSTDAYALKITVGAEEEFEATTYKNPIRIKLTPNNEVGSPIVSSSTSFAVYAGEEELETFKANSRVRVTPGESFTVSSGSKRWTSDEPIRFVPEDGGIMKIMTMEQKASWDPSINDNQFRGTIEVREVENETILINELPLEEYLMGMAEETNETPEEKLKTMSVLARSYAYYYLTQADKFPGMPYDGEDDPNTFQKYLGYGYELRHPNVVAAAQATEGTVVAYKGKVIKTPYFSKSDGVATKSAKAVWGWTDTPYLISVPDPYCESSSFAGHGVGLSGCGAKSLAEEGWSFEEIIKYYYTGVELSSLGY